In one Streptomyces sp. T12 genomic region, the following are encoded:
- a CDS encoding C40 family peptidase, which yields MSGRLLRLACTAAATATATTAAILLSPAPLLSPAPAAAAPAPEPQARSTAELLTDLQRLYRAAEQATETYNATEEKLKKQRTEVTRLDTALARARLSLHDSRRAAGRLARQQYQNSTDISPYVRLLLARDPQHALDQGHVIGRLARERAETVGRLTGSEKKADELAHRARTALDAQLALAERQKKDRDAVRKRLKKVEELLASLTAAQLTALAAFEKQDIATSQRAFMASGALAKDDHKPSPEATRAIRYAKKQVGKPYRWGAEGPKSYDCSGLTSEAWAHAGTPIPRTSQEQWARLDRVPLTELRPGDLVVYFPDATHVAMYLGKGKVVQAPRTGEKVKISPIASNPVLGAVRPQVRPPKPPRGKPRSSPAHKRSSRSRTDR from the coding sequence ATGTCAGGAAGACTTCTGCGTCTGGCATGCACGGCGGCGGCAACGGCGACCGCGACGACGGCCGCCATCCTCCTCTCACCGGCACCGCTCCTGTCACCGGCACCCGCGGCGGCCGCCCCGGCCCCCGAACCCCAGGCGCGATCCACGGCCGAACTCCTGACCGACCTTCAGCGCCTGTACCGCGCTGCCGAGCAGGCCACGGAGACCTACAACGCCACCGAGGAGAAGCTGAAGAAACAGCGCACCGAGGTGACCCGCCTGGACACCGCCCTGGCCCGCGCCCGCCTCTCCCTGCACGACAGCCGCCGAGCGGCCGGCCGGCTGGCCCGCCAGCAGTACCAGAACAGCACCGACATCTCCCCCTACGTCCGCCTGCTCCTGGCCCGCGACCCCCAGCACGCCCTGGACCAGGGCCATGTCATCGGCCGGCTGGCCCGCGAGCGCGCCGAGACGGTCGGCCGCCTGACCGGCTCGGAGAAGAAGGCCGACGAGCTGGCCCACCGGGCCCGCACGGCCTTGGACGCCCAACTCGCCCTGGCCGAGCGCCAGAAGAAGGACCGGGACGCCGTACGAAAGCGGCTGAAGAAGGTCGAGGAACTCCTCGCCTCCCTCACCGCCGCGCAGCTCACCGCTTTGGCCGCATTCGAGAAGCAGGACATCGCCACGTCCCAGAGGGCCTTCATGGCGTCCGGCGCCCTCGCCAAAGACGACCACAAACCGTCCCCCGAGGCCACCCGCGCCATCCGCTACGCCAAGAAGCAGGTGGGAAAGCCGTACAGGTGGGGCGCGGAGGGCCCGAAGTCGTACGACTGCTCGGGCCTGACGTCAGAGGCCTGGGCCCACGCCGGCACCCCGATCCCCCGCACGAGCCAGGAGCAGTGGGCGCGGCTCGACCGTGTCCCGCTGACCGAACTGCGCCCCGGCGACCTGGTCGTCTACTTCCCGGACGCCACCCACGTGGCCATGTACCTCGGCAAGGGCAAGGTGGTCCAGGCCCCCCGCACCGGCGAGAAGGTCAAGATCTCGCCGATCGCGTCGAACCCGGTCCTGGGAGCCGTACGCCCGCAGGTCAGGCCCCCGAAACCTCCGCGAGGTAAGCCTCGGTCTTCTCCGGCTCATAAAAGAAGTTCTCGAAGTCGGACGGATCGTTGA
- a CDS encoding TetR/AcrR family transcriptional regulator, producing MTPSAPTPAYRRLSVEERRSQLLNAALTLFAHRAPEDVSLDDVAEAAGVSRPLVYRYFPGGKQQLYEAALRSAAEELQRCFDEPPNGPLLPRLARALDRYLAFVDEHDAGFSALLQGGSVVETSRTTAIVDGVRRAAAEHILSHLEVTDPGLRLRMTVRMWITAVEAASLIWLDEDKQPPVEELRDWLVDQFVAVLSVTADRDAQTAALTHKLAADS from the coding sequence ATGACGCCCTCGGCCCCCACCCCCGCCTACCGCCGCCTGAGCGTCGAGGAACGCCGCAGCCAACTCCTCAACGCCGCCCTCACCCTCTTCGCACACCGAGCCCCCGAGGACGTGTCCCTGGACGACGTGGCCGAGGCGGCCGGCGTATCCCGACCCCTGGTGTACCGCTACTTCCCCGGCGGCAAGCAGCAGCTCTACGAGGCCGCCCTGCGCTCGGCCGCCGAAGAGCTCCAGCGCTGCTTCGACGAACCCCCGAACGGCCCGCTCCTCCCCCGCCTCGCCCGCGCCCTGGACCGCTACCTCGCCTTCGTGGACGAGCACGACGCCGGATTCAGCGCGCTGCTCCAGGGCGGCAGCGTCGTGGAGACGTCCCGTACGACGGCCATAGTCGACGGCGTACGCCGCGCCGCGGCCGAGCACATCCTCAGCCACCTGGAGGTCACCGACCCCGGCCTGCGCCTGCGCATGACCGTACGGATGTGGATCACCGCGGTGGAGGCGGCCTCCCTGATCTGGCTCGACGAGGACAAGCAGCCTCCCGTCGAGGAGCTTCGGGACTGGCTGGTCGACCAGTTCGTCGCCGTGCTCTCCGTCACGGCGGACCGAGACGCACAGACCGCGGCGCTGACGCACAAGCTTGCGGCGGATAGCTGA
- a CDS encoding diiron oxygenase codes for MTTLTEADALDGLRDALGLLKDREQVAERLLASSAKHSFDPDRELDWDAPFEEGKWFWPPELLSLYDTPLWKRMSEEQRLLLSRHEAAALASLGIWFEIILMQLLVRHIYDKSATSAHVRYALTEIEDECRHSKMFARLISHGGTPWHPVSRAHQHLGRLFKTISTTPGSFTATLLGEEVLDWMQRLTFPDERVQPLIRGVTRIHVVEEARHVRYAREELRRQMLTAPKWSQEFTRITSGEFARIFSVAFVNPEVYTNVGLDKREAMAQVKASAHRREIMQTGAKKLTDFLDDIGVLRGPGRRLWRSSGLLA; via the coding sequence ATGACAACCCTGACGGAAGCCGACGCGCTCGACGGCCTGCGCGACGCCCTCGGCCTGCTCAAGGACCGCGAACAGGTGGCCGAGCGCCTCCTCGCCTCGTCCGCCAAGCACTCCTTCGACCCCGACAGGGAACTGGACTGGGACGCGCCCTTCGAGGAGGGCAAGTGGTTCTGGCCCCCGGAGCTGCTCTCGCTCTACGACACCCCCCTGTGGAAGCGGATGAGCGAGGAACAGCGCCTCCTGCTCTCCCGGCACGAGGCCGCCGCGCTCGCCTCCCTGGGGATCTGGTTCGAGATCATCCTCATGCAACTCCTGGTCCGCCACATCTACGACAAGTCGGCGACCAGCGCACACGTCCGCTACGCACTCACCGAGATCGAGGACGAGTGCCGCCACTCCAAGATGTTCGCCCGCCTGATCTCCCACGGCGGCACCCCCTGGCACCCCGTCAGCCGCGCCCACCAGCACCTGGGCCGCCTCTTCAAGACGATCTCCACCACCCCCGGCTCCTTCACGGCGACCCTCCTCGGCGAGGAGGTCCTCGACTGGATGCAGCGGCTGACCTTCCCCGACGAGCGGGTGCAGCCCCTGATACGCGGCGTCACCCGCATCCACGTGGTCGAGGAGGCCCGCCACGTCCGCTACGCCCGCGAGGAACTCCGCCGCCAGATGCTGACGGCCCCGAAGTGGTCCCAGGAGTTCACCCGCATCACGTCCGGCGAGTTCGCCCGCATCTTCTCCGTAGCCTTCGTCAACCCCGAGGTCTACACGAACGTAGGCCTGGACAAACGCGAGGCCATGGCCCAGGTGAAGGCCAGCGCCCACCGCCGGGAGATCATGCAGACAGGCGCCAAGAAGCTCACCGACTTCCTGGACGACATAGGCGTACTACGAGGACCGGGCCGCAGGCTGTGGAGGTCGTCGGGCCTACTGGCGTAG
- a CDS encoding ferritin-like domain-containing protein: MPTFDVYANDPGDPLWPVPATGAARFSWEYDDGRDRLLALYQKGKDKQWDGQSRIDWDLEVDPYDALGTPEEAMALYGTPYWAKMSEREKGELRKHYASWQFSQFLHGEQGAMICAARIVESVPDLDAKFYSATQTMDEARHAEIYGRFLHEKIGMVYPINDNLQSLLGDTLRDSRWDMPYLGMQVLIEGLALAAFGMIRDTTNKPLPKQILAYVMQDEARHVAFGRMALRDYYKQLTDAELREREEFVIEGCYLMRNRLRGVEVLENFGIPKAEAEQISERSEFLQLFRRLLFSRIVPCVKDIGLWGERLQQAYVDMGVFEMGDSNLDLLMAQDEEIAEKLDAERFAVEERERVAEVEEAIEAGGEG; this comes from the coding sequence ATGCCGACATTCGACGTGTACGCCAACGATCCGGGAGACCCTCTCTGGCCGGTGCCCGCGACCGGCGCGGCCCGTTTCAGCTGGGAGTACGACGACGGCCGCGACCGGCTGCTGGCCCTGTACCAGAAGGGCAAGGACAAGCAGTGGGACGGGCAGTCGAGGATCGACTGGGACCTGGAGGTCGATCCGTACGACGCGCTCGGTACGCCGGAAGAGGCGATGGCCCTGTACGGGACGCCGTACTGGGCGAAGATGAGCGAGCGGGAGAAGGGCGAGCTGCGGAAGCATTACGCCTCCTGGCAGTTCAGCCAGTTTCTGCACGGCGAGCAGGGCGCGATGATCTGCGCGGCGCGGATCGTGGAGTCGGTGCCCGATCTGGACGCGAAGTTCTACTCGGCGACGCAGACGATGGACGAGGCGCGGCATGCCGAGATCTACGGGCGCTTTCTGCACGAGAAGATCGGGATGGTCTATCCGATCAACGACAACCTTCAGTCGTTGCTGGGGGACACGCTGCGCGACAGCCGTTGGGACATGCCCTACCTCGGAATGCAGGTGTTGATCGAGGGGCTGGCCCTCGCTGCCTTCGGCATGATCCGGGACACCACGAACAAGCCGCTGCCCAAGCAGATCCTGGCGTATGTGATGCAGGACGAGGCGCGGCACGTGGCCTTCGGGCGTATGGCGCTGCGGGACTACTACAAGCAGCTGACCGATGCCGAGCTCCGCGAGCGCGAGGAGTTCGTCATCGAGGGCTGCTATCTGATGCGCAACCGGCTGCGGGGCGTGGAGGTCCTGGAGAACTTCGGGATTCCGAAGGCCGAGGCGGAGCAGATCAGCGAGCGGTCAGAGTTTCTGCAGTTGTTCCGGCGGCTGCTCTTCTCTCGCATCGTCCCCTGTGTGAAGGACATCGGACTGTGGGGCGAGCGCCTTCAGCAGGCATATGTGGACATGGGGGTGTTCGAGATGGGGGACTCGAATCTGGACCTGCTGATGGCTCAGGACGAGGAGATCGCCGAGAAGCTCGACGCCGAGCGGTTCGCGGTGGAGGAGCGGGAGCGGGTGGCGGAGGTGGAGGAGGCGATCGAGGCCGGCGGTGAGGGCTAG
- a CDS encoding DUF3291 domain-containing protein has protein sequence MTSSTAPEAAYELAQVNIARLKAPLDSPQLKDFVDNLDPVNADAEAADGFVWRLKGDSGDATDVSVFGDDWLIINLTMWRDTNALTAYMYQGRHREMLARRREWFERVQEAMTTLWWVPAGHRPTVAEAESRLLHLRTNGPTPYAFTLRTSFPPQGAEPVFGEVPDDLGCSA, from the coding sequence ATGACGTCATCGACCGCTCCGGAAGCCGCCTACGAACTCGCCCAGGTCAACATCGCCCGCCTCAAGGCCCCGCTGGACTCCCCGCAGTTGAAGGACTTCGTCGACAACCTCGACCCCGTCAACGCCGACGCCGAGGCCGCCGACGGCTTCGTCTGGCGACTGAAGGGCGACTCCGGCGACGCGACGGACGTGAGCGTCTTCGGCGACGACTGGCTGATCATCAACCTGACGATGTGGCGCGACACGAACGCCCTGACGGCGTACATGTACCAGGGCCGTCACCGCGAGATGCTGGCCCGCCGCCGGGAGTGGTTCGAACGGGTGCAGGAGGCGATGACGACTCTGTGGTGGGTCCCCGCGGGCCACCGCCCGACGGTCGCGGAGGCGGAGTCCCGCCTCCTGCACCTGCGCACCAACGGCCCGACCCCGTACGCCTTCACCCTGCGCACGTCGTTCCCGCCACAGGGGGCGGAGCCGGTGTTCGGCGAAGTGCCGGACGACCTGGGCTGCTCGGCCTAG
- a CDS encoding nitrate- and nitrite sensing domain-containing protein, whose translation MTGNVLTTILRSIVRRPAALPGWSSIRGRMAIVLAVPTCLLLALIGLGVADRAADWSAARGTEAQVGVLLRAQELVREVQRERGLTNGLLGGEAGYRDDVAAQRGRTDEARDALSAALDEESGALPGAAVSALRAADDPLATLTATREDVDAGTADRAATLRTYTKAVTALIDAESAGTPDGDRRIAQGVQALQALARATEAVALERGSLNGVFAAGRFRAGEYLDFTEVRAARVAALGQFRQLAGGDQESALDGAFGTAAARRVGGYEARAERGADGSALAVPPGRWWADMTTLVDDLHGVQRAVGDDVRARADEAGSAATRQLGGFLALGALILAVAVALAVFSARSITRPLGALADEADAVAGSRLPEAVRQIQEADPDTPPAPQFARPRPPGGAREISRLAAALRNVEDTAVGLAAEQAVLRRTSTESLASLGRRNQSLLNRQLGLITTLESQELDPDALAELFELDHLATRMRRNAESLLVLAGEESPARSWKGTVAVADVVRSAVSEVEQYRRVAAVDIQQCGVRGHCVAELSHLLAELVENALMFSPPKQPVEVYGWRDGAEYCLAVVDRGIGMTPERLAESNAVLAGKGDSLHTAPTRFLGHHVVGALAARLGAHVELRPTQGTGVTAYVALPAVLIQEPTSTTALRR comes from the coding sequence ATGACGGGGAACGTACTGACCACCATCCTCCGCTCGATCGTCCGGCGCCCGGCCGCCCTTCCCGGCTGGAGCTCCATTCGTGGCCGTATGGCCATAGTGCTGGCTGTCCCGACCTGTTTGCTGCTCGCTCTCATCGGTCTCGGCGTCGCCGACCGTGCCGCCGACTGGTCCGCCGCCCGGGGGACCGAGGCGCAGGTCGGGGTGCTGTTGCGGGCGCAGGAGCTCGTCCGGGAGGTGCAGCGCGAACGCGGCCTGACCAACGGCCTGTTGGGCGGCGAGGCCGGGTACCGCGACGACGTCGCCGCGCAACGCGGCCGTACCGATGAGGCACGGGACGCCCTGAGTGCCGCGCTCGACGAGGAGAGCGGTGCGCTGCCCGGCGCCGCGGTCTCCGCGCTGCGGGCCGCCGACGATCCCCTCGCCACCCTCACCGCGACGCGCGAGGACGTCGACGCCGGCACCGCCGACCGTGCCGCCACCCTGCGGACGTACACCAAGGCGGTCACCGCCCTCATCGACGCCGAGTCGGCCGGTACCCCGGACGGCGACCGGCGGATCGCGCAGGGCGTGCAGGCGCTCCAGGCCCTCGCCCGGGCCACGGAGGCCGTCGCTCTCGAACGCGGCTCCCTCAACGGGGTGTTCGCGGCCGGGCGGTTCCGTGCCGGGGAGTACCTCGACTTCACGGAGGTCCGGGCCGCCCGGGTGGCCGCGCTGGGACAGTTCCGGCAACTCGCCGGGGGAGACCAGGAGTCCGCGCTCGACGGTGCCTTCGGCACGGCTGCCGCGCGCCGGGTCGGCGGGTACGAGGCGCGGGCCGAGCGGGGGGCCGACGGGTCCGCCCTCGCCGTTCCCCCTGGCCGCTGGTGGGCCGACATGACGACCCTCGTCGACGATCTGCACGGTGTGCAGCGGGCGGTCGGGGACGACGTCCGTGCGCGTGCCGACGAGGCCGGATCCGCCGCCACGCGGCAGCTCGGCGGCTTCCTCGCGCTCGGGGCGCTGATCCTCGCCGTGGCCGTCGCGCTCGCCGTCTTCTCGGCCCGCTCCATCACCCGGCCGCTGGGCGCCCTCGCCGACGAGGCGGACGCCGTCGCCGGAAGCCGGCTGCCCGAGGCTGTCCGGCAAATCCAGGAGGCCGACCCCGACACCCCGCCCGCGCCGCAGTTCGCGCGACCCCGGCCGCCCGGGGGCGCACGGGAGATCAGCCGCCTGGCCGCCGCCCTGCGCAACGTCGAGGACACCGCCGTAGGACTCGCCGCCGAGCAGGCCGTCCTGCGCCGCACCAGCACCGAGTCCCTGGCCAGCCTCGGCCGCCGCAACCAGAGCCTGCTCAACCGGCAGCTCGGCCTGATCACCACCCTGGAGAGCCAGGAGCTCGACCCGGACGCCCTCGCCGAGCTCTTCGAACTCGACCACCTCGCCACCCGGATGCGCCGCAACGCCGAGTCCCTGCTGGTGCTCGCCGGTGAGGAGTCGCCGGCCCGGTCCTGGAAGGGCACGGTCGCCGTCGCCGACGTGGTGCGGTCGGCCGTGTCGGAGGTCGAGCAGTACCGGAGGGTGGCCGCGGTGGACATCCAGCAGTGCGGCGTCCGCGGCCACTGCGTCGCCGAACTGTCCCACCTGCTCGCCGAGTTGGTGGAGAACGCGCTGATGTTCAGCCCGCCCAAGCAGCCCGTCGAGGTCTACGGCTGGCGGGACGGCGCCGAGTACTGCCTGGCCGTCGTGGACCGGGGCATCGGGATGACCCCGGAGCGCCTGGCCGAGTCCAACGCCGTGCTGGCCGGCAAGGGCGACTCCCTGCACACCGCCCCGACCAGGTTCCTGGGCCACCACGTCGTCGGCGCCCTCGCCGCCCGCCTCGGTGCCCATGTCGAGCTCCGTCCCACCCAGGGCACGGGCGTCACCGCGTACGTCGCCCTGCCGGCCGTCCTGATCCAGGAACCGACGTCAACCACCGCCCTGCGAAGGTGA
- a CDS encoding penicillin-binding transpeptidase domain-containing protein has product MTRHIRHAAFFCALLLIALLVNATRLQVFEASSYADNIANRRTNIARYGQPRGDILVGGEPVTGSHDTGEHLRYERTYTNGPMYAPVTGYASQVYGTTLLEHTEDGVLSGTDPLLSPFPLWNDLARDRNPGGDVVTTLHRGAQEAAYEGLAGRKGAVAAIEPATGRILALVSAPSYDPSVLSGNGSSVARSWKSLNGDADKPMLNRAVRKTYPPGSTFKVVTAAAALDSGVVEDLDEPTDSPVPYRLPGTRTSLTNASEGCEDVPLRKAFEWSCNTVFAKLGVRVGARRMAATAGAFGFNDADLRIPFSVAESTFDPKVDRAQLALSSIGQYNTRATPLQMAMVAAAVANGGKVRSPYLVERTTRASGATVSTAPSRPVRQAMHPSTAVLVKELMADAVREGTGTNAWIPGATVGGKTGTAQHGLGNSGTPYAWFVSWAQGDRDLEPKVAVAVVVEDADADRGEISGGGDAAPIARAVMEAVLKSPSQGGG; this is encoded by the coding sequence ATGACCCGGCACATCCGGCATGCCGCGTTCTTCTGCGCCCTGCTGCTGATCGCGCTGCTCGTGAACGCCACCCGCCTGCAGGTCTTCGAGGCCTCCTCCTACGCCGACAACATCGCCAACCGCCGCACCAACATCGCCCGTTACGGGCAGCCCCGCGGCGACATCCTGGTCGGCGGCGAACCGGTCACCGGATCCCACGACACCGGCGAGCACCTGCGCTACGAACGGACGTACACCAACGGCCCGATGTACGCCCCCGTCACCGGCTACGCCTCGCAGGTGTACGGCACGACGCTCCTGGAGCACACCGAGGACGGCGTCCTGTCGGGCACGGACCCGCTGCTGTCGCCGTTCCCGCTGTGGAACGACCTCGCCCGCGACCGGAACCCCGGCGGCGACGTCGTCACCACCCTGCACCGGGGCGCGCAGGAGGCGGCGTACGAAGGGCTGGCCGGGCGCAAGGGCGCGGTGGCGGCGATCGAACCGGCGACCGGGCGGATCCTGGCCCTGGTGTCCGCCCCGTCGTACGACCCGTCCGTGCTGTCGGGGAACGGCTCGTCCGTGGCCCGGTCCTGGAAGTCCCTGAACGGCGACGCGGACAAGCCGATGCTCAACCGGGCGGTGCGCAAGACGTATCCGCCGGGTTCGACCTTCAAGGTGGTGACCGCGGCGGCGGCGCTGGACTCGGGCGTGGTCGAGGACCTGGACGAGCCGACCGACTCCCCGGTTCCGTACCGCCTCCCCGGCACCAGGACCTCGCTGACGAACGCGTCCGAGGGCTGCGAGGACGTCCCGCTGCGGAAGGCCTTCGAGTGGTCCTGCAACACGGTGTTCGCCAAGCTGGGGGTGCGGGTGGGGGCGCGGCGGATGGCGGCGACGGCGGGTGCCTTCGGGTTCAACGACGCGGACCTGAGGATCCCGTTCTCGGTCGCCGAGTCCACCTTCGACCCGAAGGTGGACCGGGCGCAGCTCGCCCTGTCGTCGATCGGCCAGTACAACACCCGGGCCACTCCGCTGCAGATGGCGATGGTCGCGGCGGCCGTGGCGAACGGCGGCAAGGTGCGCTCGCCCTATCTGGTGGAGCGCACGACCCGGGCGAGCGGCGCCACGGTGTCGACGGCCCCCTCGCGCCCGGTGCGGCAGGCCATGCACCCGTCGACCGCCGTACTCGTCAAGGAACTGATGGCGGACGCGGTGCGCGAGGGCACCGGCACGAACGCCTGGATCCCCGGCGCGACGGTCGGCGGCAAGACCGGCACGGCCCAGCACGGCCTGGGCAACTCCGGGACTCCGTACGCCTGGTTCGTCTCCTGGGCGCAGGGCGACCGCGACCTGGAGCCCAAGGTCGCGGTCGCGGTGGTGGTGGAGGACGCGGACGCGGACCGGGGTGAGATCAGCGGGGGCGGGGACGCGGCGCCGATCGCGCGGGCGGTGATGGAGGCGGTGCTGAAGTCACCTTCGCAGGGCGGTGGTTGA
- a CDS encoding FtsW/RodA/SpoVE family cell cycle protein: MTKAGTTGTTLVAADAPAPAVPLPRRRGIELALIVVAVLLSVYGYCAVGLAQHGTVPPGAAGYGAGLGVLALVAHLAVRLRAPCADPLLLPIGVLLNGLGLVLIYRLDLETPGDQAAPAQLVWSTLGVALFIVVVLLLRDYRVLQRYSYVCVVAALVLLTLPIFFPSVNGARIWIRIAGFSIQPGEFAKVLLAVFFAAYLAANRSALAYTGRRVLGIDRLQLPTGRVLGPIVAIWLLSVGVLVLERDLGTSLLFFGLFVVLLYVATGRTGWIALGLLLAALGAVAVGQLEPHVHSRVEDWQHPFASIDAGQGPNQLSQSLFAFAAGGVLGTGLGLGHSILIGFAAKSDFILATAGEELGLAGLSAIFLLYGLLVERGYRAGLALRDPFGRLLAVGIASIVALQVFVIAGGVTGLIPLTGMAMPFLAQGGSSVVTNWAMVALLIRVSDRSRSQLGVPKGEEAVR; encoded by the coding sequence CTGGTGGCAGCGGACGCGCCCGCTCCCGCCGTACCGCTCCCCCGGCGCCGTGGCATCGAACTGGCCCTCATCGTCGTGGCCGTCCTGCTCTCCGTGTACGGCTACTGCGCGGTCGGCCTCGCCCAGCACGGCACCGTCCCGCCCGGTGCCGCCGGTTACGGCGCCGGGCTCGGCGTGCTCGCGCTGGTCGCTCATCTGGCGGTGCGCCTGCGCGCCCCCTGCGCCGACCCGCTGCTGCTGCCGATCGGCGTGCTGCTCAACGGCCTCGGCCTGGTCCTGATCTACCGGCTCGACCTGGAGACACCGGGCGACCAGGCGGCGCCCGCCCAACTCGTGTGGTCCACGCTGGGGGTGGCCCTGTTCATCGTGGTCGTGCTCCTGCTGCGCGACTACCGGGTGCTCCAGCGTTACTCGTACGTCTGTGTCGTCGCCGCTCTCGTGCTGCTCACCCTGCCGATCTTCTTCCCGTCCGTGAACGGCGCCCGCATCTGGATCCGGATCGCCGGATTCTCCATCCAGCCCGGCGAGTTCGCGAAGGTGCTGCTCGCGGTGTTCTTCGCGGCCTATCTGGCCGCCAACCGCAGTGCGCTGGCGTACACGGGCCGTCGGGTCCTCGGGATCGACCGACTGCAACTGCCCACCGGGCGCGTCCTCGGCCCGATCGTCGCCATCTGGCTGCTGAGCGTGGGGGTGCTCGTCCTCGAACGCGACCTGGGCACGTCGCTGCTGTTCTTCGGCCTGTTCGTGGTCCTTCTCTACGTCGCCACCGGCCGCACCGGCTGGATCGCCCTCGGCCTGCTGCTCGCGGCGCTCGGCGCGGTGGCCGTCGGCCAACTGGAGCCGCATGTGCACAGCAGGGTCGAGGACTGGCAGCACCCGTTCGCGTCGATCGACGCGGGCCAGGGCCCCAACCAGCTGTCCCAGTCGCTGTTCGCCTTCGCGGCGGGCGGCGTGCTCGGCACGGGACTGGGCCTCGGCCACTCGATCCTGATCGGCTTCGCGGCCAAGTCGGACTTCATCCTGGCGACGGCCGGGGAGGAGCTGGGCCTGGCGGGCCTGTCGGCGATCTTCCTCCTCTACGGCCTGCTGGTGGAGCGCGGCTACCGGGCGGGCCTCGCCCTGCGGGACCCCTTCGGCCGGCTGCTCGCGGTCGGGATCGCCTCGATCGTGGCGCTCCAGGTGTTCGTGATCGCGGGCGGGGTGACGGGCCTGATCCCGCTGACGGGCATGGCGATGCCGTTCCTGGCGCAGGGCGGCTCGTCGGTGGTGACCAACTGGGCGATGGTGGCGCTGCTGATCCGGGTGAGCGACAGGTCGCGCAGTCAGCTCGGCGTGCCCAAGGGCGAGGAGGCCGTCCGATGA